A single region of the Desulfobacterales bacterium genome encodes:
- a CDS encoding adenylate/guanylate cyclase domain-containing protein, with product MGNKPNPFSILVVDDVNVDREILKGLLTRENYQVHLAEDGLKALEVLLWEKVDLVLLDILMPRLDGYQFLEKIKSDANLKHIPVIMISSVEEINSVIRCIKLGAEDYLTKPFNRVLLKVRIEKCLEKKQQRDQEQRVLAVLQKDQEQSENLLLNIFPKSIAERLKKGQRIIVEHFTDVTVMFADIVGFTQLSAQMDPQELIEFLNEIFSKFDQLAHTHGLEKIKTIGDSYMVVGGIPDPDENHALSIAEMALDIMEVMGRVKTKIGDTATVRIGINTGPVRVGVIGTSKFSYDLWGDTVNIASRMESQGLPGVIQVSESTYDHLREHYLFEERKDQPHFKGKGKMSTYLLTGRKEV from the coding sequence ATGGGAAATAAACCCAATCCATTTTCAATCCTGGTGGTTGATGACGTCAATGTCGACCGCGAAATTCTCAAGGGGCTGTTGACTCGGGAAAATTATCAGGTCCATCTGGCCGAAGACGGTCTTAAGGCCCTTGAAGTGTTGCTGTGGGAGAAGGTTGATCTGGTCTTGCTGGACATCCTGATGCCGCGTCTGGATGGTTACCAGTTCCTGGAAAAGATTAAATCCGATGCGAATCTGAAGCACATTCCCGTGATCATGATTTCATCGGTGGAAGAGATCAACAGCGTTATCCGCTGTATTAAGCTGGGGGCAGAGGACTACCTGACAAAACCCTTCAATCGGGTGCTTTTAAAAGTCCGCATTGAAAAATGCCTGGAGAAAAAACAGCAGCGGGACCAGGAGCAACGCGTCTTGGCGGTATTGCAGAAAGATCAGGAACAATCAGAAAATCTTCTGCTGAATATTTTCCCTAAATCCATTGCGGAGCGGTTGAAAAAGGGCCAGCGGATCATTGTTGAGCATTTTACCGATGTAACCGTAATGTTTGCCGATATCGTTGGGTTTACCCAACTGTCCGCCCAGATGGACCCCCAGGAACTGATTGAATTTCTCAATGAAATCTTTTCCAAATTTGACCAGTTGGCCCATACCCATGGTCTGGAAAAAATCAAAACCATCGGCGATTCTTACATGGTCGTGGGCGGAATTCCCGATCCGGACGAAAACCACGCTCTGTCCATTGCTGAAATGGCACTGGATATCATGGAGGTCATGGGCAGGGTAAAAACTAAAATCGGCGACACGGCAACTGTAAGGATCGGCATCAATACCGGTCCGGTGAGGGTCGGTGTGATCGGCACCAGCAAATTCAGTTATGACCTGTGGGGGGATACCGTGAACATTGCCAGCCGCATGGAATCCCAGGGGCTGCCCGGCGTCATCCAGGTAAGCGAATCCACCTACGACCATTTGCGGGAGCACTATTTGTTTGAAGAGCGTAAGGATCAGCCGCATTTTAAGGGTAAAGGTAAAATGTCGACGTACCTGCTGACCGGCCGAAAGGAAGTTTAG
- a CDS encoding MFS transporter — MTGKKNMYQRWIIFIISTSLFLVSQFYRASNAVIAPLLIRDLSLDTEELGLMTASFFYAFALTQIPVGILLDRVGPRRTMTVLSLVAVLGAVIFAWAESFSAGIIGRVLLGIGMACNLMGTLKLLTTWFGPATFATLSGIVISIGTLGNMVAATPLVLLVQQMGWRMTFTLIAGMNLIQVVIFYAVVRDKPSEGTIPSRSSGSVRNFQDVLAGLRFLLAKKDYWFISCGAFFRYGVFAAVQTLWAGPYLINAMGLSPLAAGNLIFLINIALVIGGPTWGSLSDRVLKTRKGVMTGSLVLLSGSILAIALLPKGAGLPILAFLFFCFGFSAATANVMFAHIKDLMPLELAGVALTSINFFTMLGAAVFSHGIGSLMLRFYPGAALGISAFRSAFLLCAATLLVAAFLYHFTRDAGSGK; from the coding sequence ATGACCGGAAAGAAAAATATGTATCAACGCTGGATCATATTCATTATCTCAACGAGCCTGTTTCTGGTGTCCCAGTTCTACCGGGCGTCCAACGCGGTAATCGCCCCCCTGTTGATCCGGGATTTGTCTCTTGATACCGAAGAGCTGGGCCTGATGACCGCCTCTTTTTTTTATGCCTTTGCATTGACCCAGATCCCCGTGGGCATCCTGCTGGACCGGGTCGGCCCCCGGCGCACAATGACCGTTCTTTCGCTGGTCGCCGTTCTAGGGGCGGTCATCTTCGCCTGGGCGGAGTCGTTTTCCGCCGGCATCATCGGGCGGGTATTGCTGGGAATCGGCATGGCCTGCAATCTCATGGGAACATTAAAGCTGCTGACCACATGGTTCGGGCCGGCCACCTTCGCCACCCTCTCCGGCATCGTGATTTCAATCGGGACCCTGGGAAACATGGTGGCCGCCACCCCGCTGGTTCTGCTGGTTCAGCAAATGGGCTGGCGCATGACTTTTACGCTGATCGCCGGCATGAATTTGATTCAGGTTGTCATATTTTACGCGGTGGTACGGGACAAGCCCTCTGAGGGCACCATCCCCTCCCGGTCGTCCGGTTCGGTGCGAAACTTTCAGGATGTCCTTGCCGGCCTGCGGTTCCTTTTGGCTAAAAAGGACTACTGGTTCATTTCCTGCGGGGCCTTTTTTCGATACGGGGTGTTTGCCGCCGTCCAGACGCTGTGGGCCGGACCCTATCTCATCAATGCCATGGGTCTTTCGCCGCTGGCAGCCGGCAATCTGATTTTTCTGATTAATATCGCCCTGGTTATCGGCGGCCCCACCTGGGGGAGCTTGTCGGACCGGGTTTTAAAAACCCGCAAAGGCGTTATGACGGGGAGTTTGGTGCTTCTTTCCGGATCGATTCTGGCCATTGCCCTGCTGCCCAAAGGGGCCGGTCTGCCGATTCTGGCCTTTTTGTTTTTCTGCTTTGGTTTTTCCGCTGCGACCGCCAACGTTATGTTTGCCCACATCAAGGACCTCATGCCCCTGGAACTGGCCGGGGTGGCCCTGACCAGCATCAACTTTTTTACCATGCTGGGGGCGGCGGTTTTTTCCCACGGCATCGGCAGTCTCATGCTGCGCTTCTACCCGGGGGCGGCCCTGGGAATCAGCGCCTTTAGAAGCGCTTTCCTGCTGTGCGCTGCAACGCTTCTGGTGGCCGCTTTTTTATATCACTTTACCCGGGATGCAGGCAGCGGCAAATAG
- a CDS encoding LEA type 2 family protein, translated as MKLYDWLKRYAPVLTGIAITLLVLKGCAGLGKRLEPPRISLVRIQVQQATLFETVLKIDLRVYNANDVPLTVRGVDCQLKLQGKDFATGVSNERTIVPAFGTGVIPMMVYSSVLDVVKGLLTLPMDEKLEYALTGRVHLEGGTLMPASVSFKSEGRLSLKALN; from the coding sequence ATGAAGTTATATGACTGGCTTAAAAGATACGCCCCGGTTTTAACCGGTATCGCCATTACCCTGCTGGTACTGAAGGGATGTGCCGGATTGGGAAAGCGGTTGGAGCCTCCCCGCATCAGCCTTGTCCGAATTCAGGTGCAGCAGGCGACCCTGTTTGAAACAGTCTTAAAAATAGACCTTCGGGTTTACAATGCCAATGATGTGCCGCTGACGGTCAGGGGGGTAGACTGCCAATTAAAACTGCAGGGAAAAGACTTTGCAACCGGCGTTTCAAATGAAAGGACCATTGTTCCGGCGTTTGGAACGGGGGTTATCCCCATGATGGTGTATTCATCCGTTCTGGATGTCGTTAAGGGGTTGCTGACGCTTCCCATGGACGAGAAGCTTGAATATGCCCTCACCGGCCGGGTCCATCTTGAGGGAGGGACGCTCATGCCCGCATCCGTTTCATTCAAATCCGAAGGCAGACTGTCGTTGAAAGCGTTAAATTGA
- a CDS encoding aminopeptidase produces the protein MDGYYHDDYGFAALPPGEAPTCPVEGSANGTLVFDYSMDGIGRLSEPLKLLVKNGQVVSLSGGSEEVHFIEQIFKRDPSARNLAEFAIGTNPNARLIGNLAEDKKLMGTVHFAIGDNKSLGGVVESSVHLDGLMLKPTVTADKEILVKAGEITAESS, from the coding sequence CTGGACGGTTATTATCATGACGACTACGGGTTTGCCGCCCTCCCCCCGGGCGAGGCGCCGACATGCCCGGTAGAGGGCAGCGCCAACGGAACCCTGGTGTTTGACTATTCCATGGATGGCATCGGGCGTTTGAGCGAACCCCTCAAGCTGCTGGTCAAGAACGGGCAGGTGGTGTCCCTCAGCGGCGGCAGCGAGGAAGTCCATTTTATCGAACAGATATTTAAAAGAGATCCCTCCGCCCGGAACCTGGCCGAATTTGCCATCGGCACCAACCCCAACGCCCGGTTGATCGGCAATCTGGCCGAGGATAAAAAGCTGATGGGCACGGTGCATTTTGCCATTGGCGACAACAAGTCCCTGGGGGGCGTTGTGGAAAGCAGCGTGCATCTGGACGGGTTGATGCTGAAGCCGACGGTGACGGCGGATAAGGAGATTCTGGTAAAAGCGGGGGAGATTACAGCTGAATCATCTTAA
- a CDS encoding universal stress protein, with amino-acid sequence MANQKILLPYNFMDMDKKAVEFAVKTFGSAKDCNITLFHIYTPLPKVETDSSTVMGRLSASMQFLSRQQREKEDSLIEVMANLQDRGFAEEQLAYIFKSRSRPLADEIIDTATGGRFDVVILSCRPYRITRLFIQSVHNKVVTALKDVAVCIVT; translated from the coding sequence ATGGCGAATCAAAAGATTTTGCTGCCGTACAATTTTATGGATATGGACAAAAAGGCCGTAGAATTTGCGGTAAAAACATTCGGGAGTGCTAAGGACTGCAACATCACCTTGTTTCATATCTATACACCGCTTCCCAAAGTCGAAACCGATTCAAGCACTGTAATGGGCCGGCTGTCGGCCAGCATGCAGTTTTTGTCCCGACAGCAACGCGAAAAAGAAGACTCCCTTATAGAGGTCATGGCGAATCTGCAGGATAGGGGGTTTGCCGAGGAGCAGTTGGCCTATATTTTCAAGTCTCGCTCCAGGCCTCTGGCAGATGAAATCATCGATACGGCGACTGGGGGAAGATTTGATGTCGTCATCCTGAGCTGCCGGCCGTATCGCATTACGCGGCTGTTCATCCAGAGCGTTCATAATAAGGTTGTCACCGCCTTAAAGGATGTTGCCGTATGTATCGTCACCTGA
- a CDS encoding GAF domain-containing protein, with protein sequence MNKEDRIDVEIFKIVSKSIAASDNLELMTGHLSQLLVAALEIKGCAIFALNPVTKELETLASFGLSAGYLSKGPLLADKSIAAALEGKPVIIGDTRADNRLQYPKEAAKEGVSAILSIPIMFSGEILGVLRLYHHAVWAISERDIDSLLVLAEHIGLSLRYTRLLNSLQTIKEVIRDLPLELPV encoded by the coding sequence ATGAACAAAGAAGACAGGATCGATGTGGAAATTTTTAAAATTGTCAGCAAATCAATTGCAGCGTCCGACAACCTGGAACTGATGACCGGTCATTTAAGCCAGTTGCTGGTGGCGGCGCTGGAAATAAAGGGGTGCGCCATATTTGCCCTCAATCCCGTGACCAAGGAGCTGGAAACGCTTGCCAGTTTCGGTTTGAGTGCGGGGTATCTTTCAAAAGGACCCCTGTTGGCGGATAAAAGTATTGCCGCCGCACTTGAGGGAAAACCGGTCATTATCGGGGACACCCGCGCGGACAATCGCCTGCAGTACCCCAAGGAAGCAGCCAAAGAAGGTGTTTCCGCCATCCTGTCGATCCCGATTATGTTTTCAGGGGAGATCTTGGGGGTATTGAGGCTGTACCATCATGCGGTGTGGGCAATTTCAGAGCGGGATATCGATTCACTGCTTGTGCTGGCCGAACATATCGGTCTTTCCCTAAGATATACCCGGCTGTTAAATTCACTGCAAACCATCAAGGAAGTCATCAGGGACCTGCCGCTGGAACTCCCGGTTTAG